A region of the Corticium candelabrum chromosome 4, ooCorCand1.1, whole genome shotgun sequence genome:
GTTTCAAGTTGTTTTAATAGGAGTTTGTCAATCAGGCAAGAGAATATAACGTATTGATTTAATTCACAGGGTTGCTGGttcacacccacacaaacttgaaatcgtgtCGACAACCACACATTTATCATTTACCATTTTAGATGGCTTGCTGTTAGACAACAATGAACTTTCTTGATCATTTTCCTGTTGCACGTGACCTGAAATGTATGAAGTTTTCTAGCTTGCACCTCTTGCACCTCCATGGCTTCTTTTCATGATCTGAGTCTTGCCATCGCAGTAATGCTCTCtgctccacccatttccgggttacatgcaacaaaagctTGAGAAAGCGCTTTGACATTCagcagcaagctatctcaagatGCTAAATGGTAAATATGTGGATAAAGAACACCTGTTGTTAGCATTCTCTCAAATTGTCAAGTACAAGGAATGAAACTGATGTGGCAGACAAGAACATGATTCACGTCTCTCGTTATACTAAAAGACTATGTCATACAACATGGTGCACCCTAACATGTTTCCTTGTTTTGCTTCGctatgacacaacttgaaattgtgGCACGATTTCAAAATTGCttgggtgtgtctgtgcgcGAGGGGTGAATCGTGAGTGGCACCTTAACATGCCCGTGTTCATGTCACTGAACTCATTCATCTACTAGCTTGTACACCGTAATGTTGCGTACCAAAGCCGTGCTTATTTCTGTGTGAGCCGAATTGGAATTCAGGCTTGTATTCAAGAAAGGCTTATGCCATTTCAACGAGCAAGATTCGTTAAGATATATTGACATGATTATCAtgagatgccagtttcaagaGCGTGTAACAACACCAGCTTCTACTTCATCTTTATTGTCGGTGTCACTGAATGCTAGACGCACACgctgacacatgcacacctgCACATACACAAGCCGAATGTCTTGAATACAAGCTTGGCTTCTACACGCAACTGGCTTGTATGCAGCACGAGGTCTTTGGTTTTGCGGCTTCTATTCAAGATCAGCTTTTATTCGAGATTGGCTTTCATATGCAACATTGCGGTACTCTAAGTTTGTTTCTAGATTTGCTCAGATGTTTAGTGACGGGGCATCAGTTGCAACTGTGTTTGTCtcagttgttgttttgtagctGGACTTGTGGGACACAGCAGGAAGCGAAAAGTTTCGAACACTAACCAGTAACTATTACCATGGAGCAAAGGCTTGCATCTACATCTATGATATCACCGACACCAGCTCATTGTACAGTCTTGCTGCTTGGCTTCTGGATGCTCAGAAGTTTGCAAAAGACCATTTATGCTTCCTGGTTGCTAACAAGTGTGATATGGAAGAAGAAATTGATGTTGAGAAACAAACAGCCGAGACGTTTCAGAGAGAAAAAGGTTTTATTGAACGATTTGAGATGTCTGCCAAGACAGGTGCAGGAGTAAGGGATGCATTCCAAGCAATTGCTGAGCATCTGGTGAAGAAACTTGCACCTGGAAGTGACTCTCTGACTTCAGAGCAAGCAATGCAACCTTCACCATTTGATAACGTAGGAGCTCAATCTAAGAGTAAGGGTTGTTGTTCGTAGACACATAAGGGTGTATTGGATGCGGATTGTGTTAATTTCATAAAACTTTTGTACTTAGTAACTTGAGTGATACCGTAATTGGTACTAGTTGCAATCTGCTGATGAGTTAGGATTTCAGCGAATTTTAATGgcaattttgttgttttgcatgttTGATGTAATAGAAAGTGTTGTTATTAGAGGTGATGAGAAGAATGTTTGGTCATGAAGGTGTACAGTCATAAACGCTCAACTTCAGTATGGTAGACTGTAACACCCTCTTGTTGTCTACTAAGACATCCCGACATGTTCTCTTTGTACATGTGACATACGGAATGGACGGAC
Encoded here:
- the LOC134178987 gene encoding uncharacterized protein LOC134178987; this encodes MSKVLNFKVVLLGEVGVGKTSIFVRLRDNKFIGSKSTIGVDKGEFEFEVNGTPVKLDLWDTAGSEKFRTLTSNYYHGAKACIYIYDITDTSSLYSLAAWLLDAQKFAKDHLCFLVANKCDMEEEIDVEKQTAETFQREKGFIERFEMSAKTGAGVRDAFQAIAEHLVKKLAPGSDSLTSEQAMQPSPFDNVGAQSKSKGCCS